The following proteins are co-located in the Gordonia polyisoprenivorans genome:
- a CDS encoding ATP-dependent DNA helicase UvrD2: MSARPEEGTSSSRDRGILDGLDPEQREAVLAPRGPVCVLAGAGTGKTRTITRRIAHLIDTGQVNPSQVLAVTFTARAAGEMRTRLRSLGIGASGPSVSAQTFHAASLRQLRFFWPRVFGNASWELLDNKFPLMARAARRSGLGTSTDTVRDLLSEIEWAKASVIGPEGYVAAATRLMRESPAAPEKVAEVYAAYEDAKVSPEGDRLLDFDDLLIYMTQMIDVDPAVAEEFRSRYRCFVVDEYQDVTPVQQGLLDAWLGERDDLTVVGDANQTIYTFTGAKADYLLDFPRRFPDATMVRLVRDYRSTPEVVSLANRVIGAAHGRIAGTRLELVGQRARGPAPRFVDYPDEPAEAAAVAKRIKRLINDGVSASEIAILYRVNAQSENHEQALTEQGIPYQVRGGEAFFTRTEVRQAMRRLDTVAERGLREDVDVTTAVTAVLRELGLDDTEPTGAQAKARWQSLRALAELTEDMVHETPDLTLPQLAAELRTRAQARHPPTVQGVTLSSLHAAKGLEWDAVFLVGLTEGSLPISQAIKGSPDEVEEERRLFYVGITRAREHLQVSWAAARNEGGRSRRRSRFLSGLIPDDSPASRIAPERKPKRGPTCRVCGSKLIDATATLLGRCESCPSDLDEDLLVALKEWRRQRAKDDAVPPYVVFSDKTLLAIAEQHPTDEQALVSISGIGASKLDKYGPDVIDIVKTAGQK, from the coding sequence ATGTCCGCCCGACCGGAGGAGGGGACATCCTCGTCGCGCGATCGCGGCATTCTCGACGGACTCGATCCCGAACAGCGTGAGGCGGTACTCGCCCCGCGCGGTCCGGTGTGCGTGCTCGCCGGTGCGGGCACCGGCAAGACCCGCACCATCACCCGTCGGATCGCGCATCTCATCGACACCGGGCAGGTCAATCCGTCACAGGTGCTCGCCGTCACCTTCACCGCACGCGCGGCGGGGGAGATGCGTACCCGATTGCGTTCCTTGGGAATCGGTGCGTCCGGTCCGTCGGTGTCGGCGCAGACCTTTCACGCCGCGTCGTTGCGGCAACTCCGGTTCTTCTGGCCGCGGGTGTTCGGCAACGCGTCATGGGAATTGCTGGACAACAAGTTCCCGTTGATGGCGCGCGCGGCGCGGCGGTCGGGGCTCGGTACGTCCACCGACACGGTGCGCGATCTGCTCTCGGAGATCGAGTGGGCCAAGGCGTCGGTGATCGGGCCGGAAGGCTATGTCGCGGCGGCGACGCGGCTGATGCGCGAGTCCCCGGCGGCGCCGGAGAAGGTGGCCGAGGTCTACGCAGCTTACGAGGACGCCAAGGTGTCGCCGGAGGGGGATCGTCTGCTCGACTTCGACGATCTGCTCATCTACATGACCCAGATGATCGACGTCGATCCCGCCGTGGCCGAGGAGTTCCGCTCGCGATACCGGTGTTTCGTCGTCGACGAATACCAGGACGTCACGCCCGTGCAGCAGGGCCTGCTCGACGCGTGGCTCGGCGAACGCGACGACCTGACGGTCGTCGGTGACGCCAACCAGACCATCTACACCTTCACCGGCGCCAAGGCCGACTACCTGCTCGACTTTCCCCGGCGTTTCCCGGACGCGACCATGGTGCGCCTGGTCCGCGACTACCGGTCCACCCCCGAGGTGGTGAGCCTGGCCAATCGGGTGATCGGTGCCGCGCACGGCCGGATCGCCGGTACCCGGCTCGAACTCGTCGGCCAGCGTGCGCGCGGCCCGGCGCCCCGCTTCGTCGACTACCCCGACGAGCCGGCCGAGGCCGCCGCGGTCGCCAAGCGGATCAAGCGGCTCATCAACGATGGTGTGTCGGCGTCGGAGATCGCGATCCTCTACCGCGTCAATGCCCAGTCGGAGAATCACGAACAAGCGTTGACCGAGCAGGGCATTCCGTACCAGGTGCGCGGCGGCGAGGCGTTCTTCACCCGCACCGAGGTGCGGCAGGCGATGCGTCGCCTCGACACCGTCGCCGAACGTGGACTGCGTGAGGACGTCGACGTGACCACCGCGGTGACCGCAGTACTGCGTGAACTCGGCCTCGACGACACCGAACCCACGGGGGCGCAGGCCAAGGCGCGGTGGCAATCGCTGCGGGCGCTCGCCGAGCTCACCGAGGACATGGTTCATGAAACCCCCGACCTGACGCTGCCCCAACTCGCCGCAGAGCTGCGGACGCGCGCGCAGGCGCGGCACCCACCGACCGTGCAGGGCGTGACACTGTCATCGCTGCACGCAGCCAAGGGACTCGAGTGGGATGCGGTGTTCCTGGTCGGCCTGACCGAGGGATCGTTGCCCATCAGCCAGGCCATCAAGGGCTCTCCCGACGAGGTCGAGGAGGAGCGGCGCCTGTTCTACGTGGGGATCACCCGTGCCCGGGAGCACCTGCAGGTGTCGTGGGCGGCCGCACGCAACGAGGGTGGCCGCTCCCGCCGGCGATCACGGTTCCTGTCCGGCCTGATCCCAGACGATTCGCCGGCGTCGCGGATCGCGCCCGAACGCAAACCCAAACGCGGCCCCACCTGCCGGGTTTGTGGGTCGAAACTGATCGACGCGACGGCGACGCTGCTCGGCAGATGCGAGAGCTGCCCGTCCGATCTCGACGAGGATCTGCTGGTCGCGCTCAAGGAGTGGCGCAGACAACGTGCCAAGGACGACGCGGTTCCGCCCTACGTGGTGTTCTCCGACAAGACCCTGCTCGCCATCGCCGAGCAGCATCCCACCGACGAGCAGGCACTGGTGTCGATCTCGGGGATCGGCGCGAGCAAGCTCGACAAGTACGGACCCGACGTCATCGACATCGTGAAAACCGCAGGTCAAAAATAG
- a CDS encoding PPA1309 family protein produces the protein MSDTTRHSPDDLGRSLREALDFLVPNGPDHLPAVFALVPTPVLARMHPELVDPDDDSTLSLLAEEPLARRPGDDGDTDAVEPYAALEEFLATASWPEAVVGAAVVLDIVVLPPEAGLDLPEAAGGAEPDAPRLRSAARDHPDARAARLAVGALRGGARLALLELVPDDPDEARELRTHPDMAADLQQALATALDS, from the coding sequence ATGTCCGACACGACCCGCCACTCCCCCGACGACCTCGGCCGTTCGCTACGCGAAGCGCTCGACTTCCTCGTGCCGAACGGACCCGATCACCTGCCTGCGGTCTTCGCGCTGGTTCCGACCCCGGTGCTGGCCCGGATGCACCCGGAACTCGTCGACCCCGACGACGACTCGACGTTGAGTCTGCTCGCCGAGGAGCCGCTTGCCCGACGCCCTGGCGACGATGGCGACACCGACGCGGTCGAACCGTACGCGGCGCTCGAGGAATTCCTCGCGACCGCGTCGTGGCCGGAAGCGGTGGTGGGGGCGGCGGTCGTCCTCGACATCGTCGTGCTGCCGCCCGAGGCCGGACTCGATCTGCCCGAGGCCGCCGGCGGCGCCGAGCCGGATGCACCCCGGTTGCGCTCGGCAGCCCGTGATCACCCCGATGCGCGGGCGGCCCGACTGGCTGTCGGCGCGTTGCGCGGTGGTGCGCGCCTGGCCCTGCTCGAGCTGGTACCCGACGATCCCGACGAGGCGCGCGAGTTGCGGACCCATCCCGATATGGCGGCAGATCTCCAGCAGGCGCTGGCCACGGCCCTCGACAGCTGA
- a CDS encoding mycoredoxin, with protein sequence MGAMSEATATPTDQLTMYTTSWCGFCARLKTGLRSAGIEWNEIDIEAHPEAAEFVGSVNGGNHVVPTVLYADGSTATNPSIAEVRAKLGV encoded by the coding sequence ATGGGTGCCATGAGTGAGGCAACGGCAACCCCGACCGATCAGCTGACCATGTACACCACCAGCTGGTGCGGCTTCTGTGCACGACTCAAGACCGGCTTGCGCAGCGCCGGGATCGAGTGGAACGAGATCGACATCGAGGCCCACCCAGAGGCCGCCGAATTCGTCGGCAGTGTCAACGGCGGCAATCACGTCGTCCCCACCGTGCTCTACGCCGACGGGTCCACCGCCACCAACCCCAGCATCGCCGAGGTGCGGGCCAAGCTGGGCGTCTGA
- a CDS encoding ABC1 kinase family protein, producing the protein MTDITRGQGRRNAKLVSLPIGMAGRAAAGFGKRMAGRDKDEVNQELLEKSAEQLFAVLGELKGGAMKVGQAMSIMEAAIPDEFGEPFREALTKLQAEAPPLSASKVHRVLDQQLGTKWRSRFREFSDEPAAAASIGQVHRAVWSDGRDVAVKIQYPGADHALKADLKTLSRMSGLMQKLSPGTDVKSMMDELIDRTEAELDYLGEADNQRAFAKAFDGDRDFVVPKVVASSPKVIVSEWLNGTPLSKIITNGDKATRDRAAALMSTFEVSSPFRVGLLHGDPHPGNFFITDDGRFGALDFGAVGHYPNGLPPETGPILRLAREKEYDELKEHMVAAGFILRSQVDKVSPTDLQAYLRPYVDPLYSESFHFTRKWLQRAAGHATDVRGEVYKTSRHLNVPKHYVMVFRVLAGCVGIAAQLDAEAPYRAIMEKWVPGLA; encoded by the coding sequence ATGACCGACATCACGCGGGGGCAAGGTCGCCGTAACGCCAAACTCGTCTCGCTGCCCATCGGTATGGCCGGGCGCGCCGCTGCCGGGTTCGGCAAACGGATGGCCGGCCGGGACAAGGACGAGGTCAACCAGGAGCTGCTGGAGAAGTCCGCCGAGCAACTGTTCGCGGTTCTCGGGGAGCTCAAGGGTGGGGCCATGAAGGTCGGCCAGGCCATGTCCATCATGGAGGCGGCGATCCCGGACGAGTTCGGTGAACCGTTCCGCGAGGCCCTCACCAAGTTGCAGGCCGAGGCGCCGCCGCTGTCGGCGTCGAAGGTTCATCGGGTGCTCGATCAACAGCTCGGCACGAAGTGGCGATCGCGATTCCGGGAGTTCTCCGACGAGCCCGCGGCCGCGGCCAGCATCGGTCAGGTGCACCGCGCGGTGTGGTCCGACGGGCGTGACGTTGCCGTCAAGATCCAATACCCGGGTGCCGACCACGCACTCAAGGCCGACCTGAAGACGTTGTCCCGGATGTCGGGGCTGATGCAGAAGCTCTCCCCCGGCACCGACGTGAAATCGATGATGGACGAGCTCATCGACCGCACCGAGGCCGAACTCGATTACCTCGGCGAGGCCGACAACCAGCGCGCGTTCGCCAAGGCCTTCGACGGCGATCGGGACTTCGTGGTGCCCAAGGTCGTGGCGAGCTCACCCAAGGTCATCGTCTCCGAATGGCTCAACGGCACACCACTGTCGAAGATCATCACCAACGGCGACAAGGCAACTCGCGACCGTGCCGCGGCGCTGATGTCGACCTTCGAGGTGTCCTCACCGTTCCGCGTGGGCCTGCTGCACGGCGACCCCCACCCCGGAAACTTCTTCATCACCGACGACGGACGTTTCGGGGCACTGGATTTCGGCGCGGTCGGCCACTACCCGAACGGTCTGCCACCGGAGACCGGCCCGATCCTGCGTCTCGCGCGCGAGAAGGAATACGACGAACTCAAGGAACACATGGTGGCGGCGGGATTCATCCTGCGCTCCCAGGTCGACAAGGTCTCACCGACCGACCTGCAGGCGTATCTGCGTCCGTACGTGGATCCGCTGTACTCCGAGTCGTTCCATTTCACCCGAAAGTGGTTGCAGCGCGCGGCCGGTCACGCGACCGACGTACGCGGCGAGGTGTACAAGACCTCACGGCACCTCAACGTCCCCAAGCACTATGTGATGGTGTTCCGCGTGCTCGCCGGATGCGTCGGCATCGCCGCACAGCTCGACGCCGAGGCGCCATACCGGGCGATCATGGAGAAGTGGGTGCCGGGCCTGGCCTGA
- a CDS encoding YlbL family protein gives MKGPTSRRIVTVAVTVLILLALVVVGTTVQVPFVALGPGPTVNTLGTIQLDNREVPVVDISGVPTQRTDGNLNLTTVSVTDGLSLFQTIGMWLSGTYSVQPRETVFPPNQTTEQTNQQNVEDMSNSESTAQAAALRYLDRPTELVATLVAPDGPASSVLRSGDAIVKVGGTEVATTEDLQKAVRAHKPGDEIAFEIRRGGATQTVTVKAAARPGEQNVAYIGVTPEVRNADPNLKITFNVGDIGGPSAGLMLTLAVIDRLGTGQLTHGKFIAGTGTIADDGEVGPIGGITHKTRAARDAGATVFLVPDQNCAEAAGDAPDGLQLVKVESLDSAVDSLDALAAGKPVPHC, from the coding sequence ATGAAGGGGCCTACCTCCCGTCGCATCGTCACCGTGGCCGTGACCGTGCTGATCCTGCTGGCACTCGTCGTCGTGGGAACGACCGTTCAGGTGCCGTTCGTCGCGCTCGGGCCCGGGCCCACGGTCAACACCCTGGGCACCATCCAACTCGACAACCGCGAGGTGCCCGTCGTCGACATCAGCGGAGTGCCGACGCAGCGCACCGACGGCAACCTGAACCTGACGACGGTGTCGGTGACCGACGGACTGTCGCTGTTCCAGACGATCGGGATGTGGCTGTCGGGAACGTATTCGGTACAGCCGCGCGAGACCGTGTTCCCACCGAACCAGACCACCGAGCAGACCAATCAGCAAAACGTCGAGGACATGAGCAACTCGGAGAGCACTGCCCAGGCGGCCGCGTTGCGATACCTCGATCGGCCCACCGAGCTCGTGGCCACACTCGTCGCCCCGGACGGGCCGGCCTCGTCGGTGCTCCGGTCCGGCGACGCGATCGTGAAGGTCGGCGGCACCGAGGTCGCGACCACCGAAGACCTGCAGAAGGCGGTGCGCGCGCACAAGCCGGGCGATGAGATCGCCTTCGAGATCCGACGCGGCGGGGCCACCCAGACGGTCACCGTCAAGGCCGCTGCGCGTCCCGGCGAGCAGAACGTGGCCTACATCGGCGTCACCCCGGAGGTGCGCAATGCCGACCCGAACCTCAAGATCACATTCAACGTCGGCGACATCGGCGGACCGTCGGCCGGGTTGATGCTGACCCTCGCGGTGATCGATCGTCTCGGCACCGGTCAACTCACCCACGGCAAGTTCATCGCCGGCACCGGCACCATCGCCGACGACGGCGAGGTCGGACCGATCGGCGGCATCACGCACAAGACCCGCGCCGCACGCGATGCCGGGGCGACGGTCTTCCTCGTCCCCGACCAGAACTGCGCCGAGGCCGCCGGTGACGCCCCCGACGGACTGCAACTGGTCAAGGTCGAGTCGCTGGATTCCGCTGTCGACTCCCTCGATGCCCTCGCCGCGGGTAAGCCGGTGCCGCACTGCTGA
- a CDS encoding UPF0182 family protein translates to MGVRGPAGLPTLSRRSKIIIGIAVALLIILLIGPRIVGLVTDWLWFSDLGYSEVFSTILWTRILLFVITAVIVGGIVFAAIAFAYRSRPVFVPASGPGDPLARYRAAVMGRIRWFAIIPPVLIGVLSGLVAQGSWATVQTFLHSTDFGVTDPQFGIDISFYAFKLPFITFVLNFLFVIVVIAFVASLITHYVFGGIRLGGGSGSLTGSARIQLAALAGIFLLLKATAYWFDRYSLLSSDRKQEIFSGASYTDINAVLPSKLILMAIAIICALAFFAGVVLKDLRIPAIATVLMLLAALVMGVGWPLTMEQFSVKPNAAQKEAEYISRNIAATTQAYGIVAGKNVDYQNDWGATAPSAEAVNADEATLSNIRILDPNVIAPTFNQRQFLKNFYGFPSQLAIDRYKVDGQERDFIVAVRELDPTKYGDQQQNWLNKHTVYTHGNGFVAAPANQVDEASGDATSGSDRGGLPVFYVSDLQTIRDPNYASTAPIKVSQPRIYFGELISNVSPDYAIVGTSGGAREYDEDNKTYTYTSDSGVSLSNWFVRAMYAVKYTERNFLLSDAINSNSRILYNRDPRDRVKQVAPWLTVDSKAYPAVMADGSIKWIVDGYTTLDNYPYSQQTSLQDATTDAQELINNQAQRSQANTQVSYVRNSVKATVDAYTGKVTLYQFDKNDPVLKTWMKVFPGTVQPRSEFDKNTSLASHVRYPEDLFKIQRELLAKYHVTDPTAFFQNNNFWSVPPDPSNEDNANRQLNQPPYYFTARNPRGGTGSDSQFQLTTVFTGFRERNLASYMTVSSDPGSYGQITMKVLPTDRQSGVGPQQAQDNMNNYGAVLGDRKQLEGTTKVTYGNLLTLPVGGGGILYVQPLYTQTNNGGGIPKLHRVLMYYNAAAGNPKVGYAATVAEALAQVGISPEDATAPLNGEPSGNQAGADQPTVPTPQPNQPSTGNGQTGQSGNSQQRDAAVAAIGDALNKLRQAQSSGDFTAYGQALDQLNKAVAQYESLGGGN, encoded by the coding sequence GTGGGCGTTCGCGGGCCGGCAGGTTTGCCGACACTGTCGCGCAGGAGCAAGATCATCATCGGCATCGCGGTTGCGTTGCTGATCATCCTGCTGATCGGGCCGCGCATCGTCGGCCTCGTCACCGACTGGTTGTGGTTCTCCGATTTGGGCTACTCCGAGGTCTTCTCGACGATTCTGTGGACTCGAATCCTGCTGTTCGTGATCACCGCGGTGATCGTCGGCGGCATCGTCTTCGCCGCGATCGCGTTCGCCTATCGGTCGCGTCCGGTGTTCGTGCCCGCGTCGGGACCCGGTGATCCGCTTGCGCGCTATCGCGCCGCGGTGATGGGCCGGATTCGCTGGTTCGCCATCATCCCGCCGGTCCTCATCGGTGTGCTCTCCGGGCTCGTCGCACAGGGTTCGTGGGCGACGGTCCAGACCTTCTTGCACAGCACCGATTTCGGGGTGACCGATCCCCAGTTCGGTATCGACATCAGCTTCTACGCCTTCAAGCTGCCGTTCATCACCTTCGTCCTGAACTTCCTGTTCGTCATCGTCGTCATCGCCTTCGTGGCGAGTCTGATCACCCACTACGTCTTCGGCGGCATCCGTCTCGGCGGCGGCAGCGGATCGTTGACCGGGTCGGCCAGAATCCAGCTCGCCGCCCTGGCCGGGATCTTCTTGTTGCTCAAGGCAACTGCCTACTGGTTCGATCGGTACAGTCTGCTCTCCAGTGATCGCAAGCAGGAGATCTTCTCCGGTGCGAGTTACACCGACATCAACGCGGTGCTCCCGTCGAAGCTGATCCTCATGGCGATCGCGATCATCTGTGCTCTGGCGTTCTTCGCCGGTGTCGTTCTCAAGGATCTGCGTATCCCCGCGATCGCCACGGTGCTGATGTTGCTCGCGGCGTTGGTCATGGGTGTCGGATGGCCGCTGACGATGGAGCAGTTCTCGGTCAAGCCGAATGCGGCGCAGAAGGAAGCCGAGTACATCAGTCGCAACATCGCGGCGACGACACAGGCGTACGGCATCGTCGCCGGCAAGAACGTGGACTACCAGAACGATTGGGGCGCGACCGCGCCGAGTGCCGAGGCGGTCAATGCCGACGAGGCGACCCTGTCGAACATCCGCATCCTAGACCCCAACGTCATCGCCCCCACGTTCAACCAGCGTCAGTTCCTCAAGAACTTCTACGGCTTCCCGTCCCAGCTGGCCATCGACCGGTACAAGGTCGACGGTCAAGAACGCGACTTCATCGTCGCCGTCCGCGAACTGGACCCGACGAAATACGGTGATCAGCAGCAGAACTGGCTGAACAAGCACACCGTCTACACCCACGGCAACGGCTTCGTCGCCGCGCCCGCCAATCAGGTCGACGAGGCTTCCGGTGACGCGACGTCGGGCAGTGACCGCGGGGGACTTCCCGTGTTCTATGTCAGCGACCTGCAGACCATCCGTGATCCCAACTATGCGTCGACCGCACCGATCAAGGTGAGCCAGCCGCGGATCTACTTCGGCGAGCTGATCTCCAATGTCTCGCCCGATTACGCGATCGTCGGCACCTCCGGTGGTGCGCGGGAGTACGACGAGGACAACAAGACCTACACCTACACCTCTGATTCCGGTGTCTCGCTGAGCAATTGGTTCGTGCGGGCGATGTACGCGGTCAAGTACACCGAACGCAACTTCCTGCTCTCCGACGCCATCAACAGCAACTCGCGGATTCTCTACAACCGTGACCCGCGCGACCGCGTCAAGCAGGTCGCGCCGTGGCTGACCGTCGATTCCAAGGCCTATCCCGCAGTGATGGCCGACGGTTCGATCAAGTGGATCGTCGACGGGTACACCACCCTCGACAACTATCCGTATTCGCAGCAGACGTCGTTGCAGGACGCGACCACCGACGCGCAGGAGTTGATCAACAACCAGGCTCAGCGCAGCCAGGCGAACACGCAGGTGTCCTACGTGCGCAACTCGGTGAAGGCCACCGTCGACGCCTACACCGGCAAGGTCACCCTGTACCAGTTCGACAAGAACGACCCGGTGCTCAAGACGTGGATGAAGGTGTTCCCGGGGACCGTGCAACCGCGCTCGGAATTCGACAAGAACACCAGTCTTGCCTCACATGTCCGCTATCCCGAGGACCTGTTCAAGATCCAGCGCGAACTGCTCGCGAAATATCACGTGACCGATCCGACGGCGTTCTTCCAGAACAACAACTTCTGGTCGGTGCCCCCGGATCCGAGCAACGAGGACAACGCCAATCGGCAGCTGAACCAACCGCCCTACTACTTCACCGCGCGCAATCCGCGCGGCGGCACCGGTTCGGACTCGCAATTCCAGCTGACGACGGTGTTCACCGGCTTCCGCGAGCGCAACCTCGCCTCCTACATGACGGTCTCGTCGGACCCCGGTTCCTACGGCCAGATCACCATGAAGGTGCTGCCCACCGATCGCCAGTCCGGTGTCGGCCCGCAGCAGGCGCAGGACAACATGAACAACTACGGCGCCGTCCTCGGCGACCGAAAACAGTTGGAGGGCACCACCAAGGTGACCTACGGCAACCTGCTGACGCTTCCCGTCGGCGGGGGCGGAATCCTCTACGTCCAGCCGCTGTACACCCAGACCAACAACGGTGGCGGTATCCCCAAGCTGCACCGCGTGCTGATGTATTACAACGCCGCGGCGGGCAATCCGAAGGTCGGTTACGCGGCCACCGTCGCCGAGGCGCTGGCTCAGGTCGGTATCAGTCCGGAGGATGCGACCGCACCGCTCAACGGCGAGCCCAGCGGCAATCAGGCCGGCGCCGACCAACCGACCGTGCCGACGCCACAACCGAACCAGCCCTCCACGGGGAACGGTCAAACGGGCCAGTCGGGGAACTCCCAGCAACGGGATGCGGCCGTCGCGGCGATCGGTGATGCGCTCAACAAGCTGCGTCAAGCGCAGTCCAGCGGCGACTTCACCGCGTACGGTCAGGCGCTCGATCAGCTCAACAAGGCAGTAGCGCAATACGAGTCCCTCGGTGGCGGTAACTGA
- a CDS encoding zinc-dependent metalloprotease: MSDLPFGFSSSGDDSGKDDRRKDDGPTGNDGPGGAQNPFGAQNPFGFALGGEGFDPSAGLDPSALGQMFSQLGSMLSGMGSSMTGPSAGGPVNYQLAANLARQQIGNFTPVLDKETSAVADAVRLAEVWLDDVTTLPAGISKPVAWTPVQWLDETMPTWKGLCNPVAAQLAKTWEQNLPAEAAQFAGPMMGMMTQMSGMAFGTQLGQGLGQLAKEVLTSTDIGLPLAPEGVGVLLPEAIATFADGLDLPAQEIIVFLAAREAAHMRLFTHVPWLRQRLLATVEEYARGISIDFSGITDATAGIDPTELFSDPSKLEELISSSTSFEPTTTPEQKAALERLETLLALIEGWVENVVTQALSDRIPSTAALTETMRRRRASGGPAEQTFATLVGLELRPRKLREAAALWRSLLEASDVATRDKVWEHPDLLPDGTDLDAPAAFIDRVIGGDTSDIDSAIAELEKSLAAEAGDEKAKDVNPDDKSEGGDDKS; encoded by the coding sequence ATGAGTGATTTGCCCTTCGGTTTCTCGTCCTCCGGTGACGACAGCGGCAAGGACGACCGCCGCAAGGACGACGGTCCGACCGGCAACGACGGCCCCGGTGGCGCCCAGAACCCGTTCGGAGCCCAAAACCCGTTCGGGTTTGCCCTCGGGGGTGAGGGATTCGACCCGTCGGCCGGTCTCGACCCGTCGGCGCTGGGCCAGATGTTCAGCCAACTCGGCAGCATGCTGAGCGGGATGGGGTCGTCGATGACCGGTCCGTCGGCCGGCGGACCGGTCAACTACCAGCTCGCCGCCAACCTCGCGCGTCAGCAGATCGGCAACTTCACGCCCGTCCTCGACAAGGAGACCTCGGCGGTCGCCGATGCGGTCCGCCTGGCCGAGGTGTGGCTCGACGATGTCACCACGCTGCCGGCCGGCATCAGCAAGCCGGTCGCATGGACGCCGGTGCAGTGGCTCGACGAAACCATGCCCACCTGGAAAGGTCTGTGCAATCCCGTTGCCGCGCAACTGGCCAAGACGTGGGAGCAGAATCTGCCCGCCGAGGCCGCGCAGTTCGCCGGACCGATGATGGGCATGATGACCCAGATGAGCGGCATGGCCTTCGGCACCCAGCTCGGTCAGGGTCTGGGGCAATTGGCCAAGGAGGTGTTGACCTCCACCGACATCGGGTTGCCCCTGGCGCCCGAGGGTGTTGGTGTGCTGTTGCCCGAGGCGATCGCGACCTTCGCCGACGGCCTCGATCTCCCCGCCCAGGAGATCATCGTGTTCCTCGCCGCACGCGAGGCCGCGCACATGCGGCTGTTCACCCACGTGCCGTGGCTACGCCAGCGCCTGCTGGCCACCGTGGAGGAGTACGCGCGGGGAATCAGCATCGACTTCTCCGGAATCACCGACGCGACCGCGGGGATCGATCCCACCGAGTTGTTCTCCGATCCGTCCAAGCTCGAGGAACTGATCAGCTCCTCGACGTCGTTCGAACCGACCACCACCCCCGAACAGAAGGCCGCACTCGAACGCCTCGAGACACTGCTCGCCCTCATCGAAGGTTGGGTGGAAAACGTTGTCACCCAAGCACTCTCCGATCGCATCCCCAGTACCGCCGCCCTGACCGAGACGATGCGCCGCAGGCGGGCCAGCGGTGGTCCGGCCGAGCAGACCTTCGCCACCCTCGTCGGCCTCGAACTGCGCCCCCGCAAGTTGCGCGAGGCAGCCGCATTGTGGCGATCGCTGCTCGAGGCGTCCGACGTGGCCACCCGCGACAAGGTGTGGGAGCACCCCGACCTGCTGCCCGACGGCACCGATCTCGATGCTCCGGCGGCCTTCATCGACCGGGTGATCGGCGGCGACACCTCCGACATCGATTCGGCGATCGCCGAACTCGAGAAGTCGCTCGCCGCAGAGGCCGGGGACGAGAAAGCCAAGGACGTCAATCCCGACGACAAGTCCGAGGGCGGCGACGACAAGTCCTGA
- a CDS encoding WhiB family transcriptional regulator, producing MTTDCVLESCMPADRFDAVGIASAPALGQTDLPCQMTDADLWFAEDPRDLERAKAMCAECPLREACLAAALERAEPWGVWGGEIFDRGVVVARKRPRGRPRKNAA from the coding sequence ATGACGACCGACTGCGTTCTCGAGTCCTGTATGCCCGCCGATCGCTTCGACGCGGTCGGCATCGCGTCCGCCCCGGCTCTCGGGCAGACCGACCTTCCCTGCCAGATGACCGACGCCGACCTCTGGTTCGCCGAGGATCCCCGTGACCTCGAGCGGGCCAAGGCAATGTGTGCCGAGTGCCCGTTGCGGGAGGCCTGCCTGGCCGCGGCCCTCGAGCGGGCCGAACCGTGGGGTGTGTGGGGCGGCGAGATCTTCGATCGCGGTGTCGTGGTGGCGCGCAAGCGTCCCCGTGGCCGCCCGCGCAAGAATGCGGCCTGA